Proteins co-encoded in one Hymenobacter swuensis DY53 genomic window:
- the rpsA gene encoding 30S ribosomal protein S1, whose amino-acid sequence MAEVVDNFDWDNVGASGFGGNYSAEQRAEMEQMYSETLTTVQEEEVIKGTVVGITDRDVILNIGFKSDGLVPLSEFRDLPDLKVGDEVEVFIEDQEDQNGQLILSRKKAKIKQAWKAIYDALENDTVLEGVVKRRTKGGLIMDLDGVEAFLPGSQIDVKPIRDFDIYVGRRMEVKVVKINAAFDNVVVSHKVLIEKDLEKQREAILNNLEKGQILEGVIKNMTNFGVFIDLGGVDGLLHITDISWGRIAHPSEVLQLDQKLNIVVLDFDEAKKRISLGLKQLTPHPWDSLPADMGVGSKVKGRIVNVADYGAFMEIIPGVEGLIHVSEMSWSQHLRNPQDFIKQGDVVEAQILTLDRDDRKMSLGIKQLSEDPWTRGDFGTKYAVGTNHNGLVRNLTNFGLFVELEEGVDGLVHVSDLSWTKKIKHPSEVVKVGDRLDVVVLELDVANRRLALGHKQLEENPWDTFQTVFTPGSVHKATITDKNDRGAVLELPYGIEGFAYPKSLSKEDGSQAENGETLDFRVIEFSKDDRRVVLSHSAVYNQQAEEDTRASKFAKKKPAAGAAAAQGEGKLSDLKKTQPAEKSTLGDLDALSALRDKMLGNEQGAE is encoded by the coding sequence ATGGCAGAAGTAGTAGACAACTTCGACTGGGACAACGTTGGAGCCAGCGGCTTCGGTGGAAACTATTCCGCTGAGCAGCGCGCCGAAATGGAGCAGATGTACAGCGAAACGCTGACCACTGTTCAGGAAGAAGAAGTAATTAAAGGTACCGTTGTGGGCATCACTGACCGCGACGTAATCCTGAACATCGGCTTCAAATCCGATGGTCTGGTGCCGCTTTCCGAATTCCGCGACCTGCCCGACCTGAAGGTTGGTGACGAGGTAGAGGTATTCATCGAAGACCAGGAAGACCAGAACGGTCAGCTGATCCTGTCCCGTAAGAAGGCCAAAATCAAGCAAGCGTGGAAAGCTATTTACGACGCTCTGGAGAACGACACCGTTCTGGAAGGCGTAGTGAAGCGTCGCACCAAAGGCGGTCTGATCATGGACTTGGACGGCGTAGAAGCCTTCCTGCCCGGCTCGCAGATCGACGTGAAGCCCATCCGTGACTTCGACATCTATGTGGGTCGCCGCATGGAAGTGAAAGTGGTGAAAATCAACGCCGCTTTCGACAACGTGGTAGTTTCGCACAAAGTCCTGATCGAGAAAGACCTCGAGAAGCAGCGCGAAGCCATCCTCAACAACCTAGAGAAAGGCCAGATCCTGGAGGGCGTTATCAAGAACATGACCAACTTCGGTGTGTTCATCGACCTCGGTGGCGTAGACGGTCTGCTGCACATCACGGACATCTCGTGGGGCCGCATCGCTCACCCGAGCGAAGTACTGCAGCTCGACCAGAAACTGAACATCGTAGTTCTGGACTTCGACGAAGCCAAGAAGCGTATCAGCCTCGGTCTGAAGCAGCTGACTCCTCACCCATGGGATTCGCTGCCCGCCGATATGGGCGTAGGCTCGAAGGTGAAAGGCCGCATCGTGAATGTTGCCGACTACGGCGCGTTCATGGAAATCATCCCCGGCGTAGAAGGCCTGATCCACGTTTCAGAAATGAGCTGGAGCCAGCACCTGCGTAACCCGCAGGACTTCATCAAGCAGGGCGACGTGGTAGAGGCTCAGATCCTGACCCTGGACCGCGACGACCGCAAGATGAGCCTCGGCATCAAGCAACTGAGCGAAGACCCATGGACCCGTGGCGACTTCGGCACGAAGTACGCCGTAGGTACCAACCACAACGGTCTGGTGCGCAACCTGACCAACTTCGGCCTGTTTGTTGAGCTGGAAGAAGGTGTGGACGGCCTCGTACACGTTTCGGACCTGTCGTGGACCAAGAAGATCAAGCATCCTTCGGAAGTAGTGAAGGTGGGTGACCGTCTGGACGTGGTAGTTCTCGAACTCGACGTGGCTAACCGTCGTCTGGCCCTGGGCCACAAGCAACTGGAAGAAAATCCCTGGGATACGTTCCAGACGGTGTTCACCCCCGGCTCAGTGCACAAGGCTACCATCACCGACAAGAACGACCGTGGTGCAGTGCTCGAATTGCCGTACGGCATCGAAGGCTTCGCGTATCCCAAGTCGCTCTCGAAAGAGGATGGCTCGCAGGCTGAAAACGGCGAAACCCTCGACTTCCGCGTGATTGAGTTCTCGAAAGATGACCGTCGCGTAGTTCTGTCGCACTCGGCCGTGTACAACCAACAGGCCGAAGAAGATACCCGCGCTTCAAAATTCGCTAAGAAGAAGCCGGCCGCTGGTGCTGCCGCTGCTCAGGGCGAAGGCAAACTGAGCGACCTGAAGAAAACCCAGCCGGCTGAGAAGTCGACCCTAGGCGACCTGGACGCTCTGTCGGCTCTGCGCGACAAGATGCTGGGCAACGAGCAGGGCGCTGAGTAA